One Spinacia oleracea cultivar Varoflay chromosome 4, BTI_SOV_V1, whole genome shotgun sequence DNA segment encodes these proteins:
- the LOC110796733 gene encoding uncharacterized protein encodes MELERESGTSFSQEGVSEISEECHSNSSNLYAIDTVKKLLFRRMLVGVNDGRFFMGNFHCMDKQGNIILQDAVEFRSVRRSSPSPMEQRGLGLILIPSSCRISCRVDSPVEEELSMLSLKDI; translated from the coding sequence ATGGAACTTGAACGAGAATCAGGAACATCCTTTTCTCAAGAGGGTGTATCAGAAATCTCAGAAGAATGTCATTCAAATTCCAGCAACCTATATGCCATTGACACGGTGAAGAAGCTACTGTTTCGTCGAATGCTGGTTGGTGTAAATGATGGAAGGTTTTTCATGGGAAACTTTCATTGCATGGATAAACAAGGCAACATAATTTTGCAAGATGCTGTTGAGTTTCGAAGTGTAAGACGGTCATCTCCTTCGCCAATGGAACAACGTGGTCTTGGTCTTATTCTCATCCCTTCATCGTGCCGGATCTCCTGTCGGGTTGACTCCCCAGTTGAAGAAGAATTGTCAATGCTCTCATTGAAGGATATTTAG